In the genome of Artemia franciscana unplaced genomic scaffold, ASM3288406v1 Scaffold_1866, whole genome shotgun sequence, one region contains:
- the LOC136042722 gene encoding uncharacterized protein LOC136042722, with product MWNIEAEDILVSLVREKPVLFQASQGKHKDRICIENIFKEISYAMTVMCLQFGGEFTAHSCEEQWKKLRETYCRHKRSLKKPSGAKGGEIKPIAWPHFLAIDTFCSDQLKFRKPRAGITNYVQASSGSSNIATVCLSPEAEEASQNSSKKIDTDEASQASPNFVSGHKKRRKSCDPADLDAQISSMSHKIGDLVDVIGQQKSKKEQPADWVSMALAEDLKKLPTDLRVKAQAEMFGVLAKYTEMAVNRVSVQENVVKNFNFHDYC from the exons ATGTGGAATATTGAAGCTGAAGACATTCTCGTTTCTCTAGTCCGAGAGAAGCCTGTCTTATTCCAGGCTTCTCAAGGAAAACACAAAGATAGAATATGCatagaaaatatattcaaagaAATTAGTTATGCTATGACTGTTATGTGCCTTCAGTTTGGTGGTGAGTTTACAG CTCACTCATGTGAAGAGCAGTGGAAAAAGTTGAGGGAAACCTATTGCCGCCACAAGCGGAGCCTTAAAAAGCCTTCAGGAGCCAAAGGTGGGGAAATAAAACCTATTGCCTGGCCACATTTCCTTGCTATTGATACATTTTGCTCAGACCAACTTAAATTCCGCAAGCCAAGAGCTGGCATAACTAATTATGTACAGGCATCTAGTGGAAGTAGCAACATAGCAACAGTCTGCCTGTCCCCAGAAGCTGAAGAAGCATCACAGAACTCTTCCAAAAAAATTGATACAGATGAAGCATCCCAAGCAAGTCCAAATTTTGTGAG tgGCCATAAAAAGAGGAGGAAGTCTTGTGACCCAGCAGACCTGGATGCACAAATTTCTTCCATGTCACACAAAATTGGAGACTTAGTGGATGTCATTGGGCAacagaaaagcaaaaaagaacagCCAGCGGATTGGGTCTCCATGGCCTTGGCTGAAGACTTGAAGAAACTGCCGACTGACTTAAGAGTCAAGGCTCAGGCTGAAATGTTCGGAGTGCTTGCTAAGTATACAGAGATGGCAGTAAATAGGGTTTCAGTACAAGAAAACGTTGTGaagaatttcaattttcatgattactgctaa
- the LOC136042721 gene encoding uncharacterized protein LOC136042721 codes for MKELIISNDVIMFANYVRMTPESWNCLLGKVFNKLEKSTTNMRIPISPAERLCVTIRYLADGKTQKSLMYEHRHGHSTIVGITTETMTAIIDALKNDYLPKLSTENMKEVANYFYSRWNLPNCCGAIDGKHIQVVAPYKSGSTYYNYKNFFSIVLMAVCDADYKFTFVDIGAPGSRSDGGVFSDTQFARDLDSGAFRLPPDAFLPGSTTMFPNFIVGDEAFPLKSYIMRPYPGQYLDHQKQVFNYRLSRARRIIENCFGILAAKWRIFFTPIHTSLEKVNLIVMSCVCLHNFLRVRDGVTVTTARYINVGDADQGDEDNGQWRNVPAPADTWDRINRLRGK; via the coding sequence ATGAAAGAGCTAATCATCTCAAATGATGTGATTATGTTTGCCAATTATGTCAGAATGACTCCAGAAAGTTGGAATTGCCTTCTTGGTAAGGTGTTCAATAAGTTGGAGAAGAGTACAACAAATATGAGAATACCCATATCTCCTGCTGAACGATTGTGTGTTACAATTCGTTACTTAGCAGATGGGAAAACCCAAAAGTCTTTGATGTATGAGCACCGCCATGGGCACAGCACAATTGTTGGGATTACCACAGAAACTATGACTGCCATTATTGATGCActgaaaaatgattatttacCAAAATTGTCAACTGAGAACATGAAGGAAGTTGCTAACTACTTTTACTCCCGCTGGAACTTACCAAACTGCTGTGGTGCAATTGATGGCAAACATATTCAAGTGGTTGCTCCTTATAAATCTGGGAGCACGTACTACAATTACAAGAATTTCTTCAGCATTGTCCTAATGGCAGTTTGTGATGCTGATTACAAATTTACTTTTGTAGACATTGGTGCACCTGGTAGTAGAAGTGATGGGGGAGTTTTCTCTGATACTCAGTTTGCCAGAGACCTTGACAGTGGTGCTTTTCGCCTACCACCTGATGCCTTTCTGCCAGGATCAACAACAATGTTTCCTAACTTTATTGTGGGGGATGAAGCTTTTCCCTTAAAAAGCTACATCATGAGGCCTTACCCTGGACAATATTTGGACCATCAAAAACAGGTATTTAATTACAGATTATCGCGAGCCAGAAGAATAATTGAAAACTGCTTTGGCATCCTTGCCGCGAAGTGGCGGATCTTTTTTACACCAATTCACACTTCACTTGAAAAAGTGAACCTGATAGTGATGTCATGTGTTTGCTTGCATAATTTCCTGAGAGTTAGGGATGGAGTGACAGTGACCACTGCAAGGTATATTAATGTTGGAGATGCGGATCAAGGTGATGAGGACAATGGCCAGTGGAGAAATGTCCCAGCCCCAGCTGATACATGGGACAGAATAAACAGGCTTAGGGGCAAATAA